In Mustela lutreola isolate mMusLut2 chromosome 1, mMusLut2.pri, whole genome shotgun sequence, one genomic interval encodes:
- the CUL5 gene encoding cullin-5 isoform X2 — protein sequence MGKQGSNKKSTVEDSIVRKLMLDTWNESIFSNIKNRLQDSAMKLVHAERLGEAFDSQLVIGVRESYVNLCSNPEDKLQIYRDNFEKAYLDSTERFYRTQAPSYLQQNGVQNYMKYADAKLKEEEKRALRYLETRRECNSVEALMECCVNALVTSFKETILAECQGMIKRNETEKLHLMFSLMDKVPNGIEPMLKDLEEHIVSAGLADMVAAAETITTDSEKYVEQLLTLFNRFSKLVKEAFQDDPRFLTARDKAYKAVVNDATIFKLELPLKQKGVGLKTQPESKCPELLANYCDMLLRKTPLSKKLTSEEIEAKLKEVLLVLKYVQNKDVFMRYHKAHLTRRLILDISADSEIEENMVEWLREVGMPADYVNKLARMFQDIKVSEDLNQAFKEMHKNNKLALPADSVNIKILNAGAWSRSSEKVFVSLPTELEDLIPEVEEFYKKNHSGRKLHWHHLMSNGIITFKNEVGQYDLEVTTFQLAVLFAWNQRPREKISFENLKLATELPDAELRRTLWSLVAFPKLKRQVLLYEPQVNSPKDFTEGTLFSVNQEFSLIKNAKVQKRGKINLIGRLQLTTERMREEENEGIVQLRILRTQEAIIQIMKMRKKISNAQLQTELVEILKNMFLPQKKMIKEQIEWLIEHKYIRRDESDINTFIYMA from the exons ATGGGTAAACAGGGCAGCAATAAAAAATCAACTGTAGAAGACAGTATTGTTCGAAAA ctcATGCTTGATACATGGAATGAGTCcatcttttcaaatataaaaaacaGACTCCAAGATAGTGCAATGAAGCTGGTACATGCAGAAAGATTAGGAGAAGCTTTTGATTCTCAGCTGGTCATTGGAGTAAGAGAATCCTATG ttaACCTTTGTTCTAATCCTGAGGATAAGCTTCAAATTTATAGGGACAATTTTGAGAAGGCATACTTGGATTCAACAGAGAGATTTTATAGAACACAGGCACCCTCGTATTTACAACAAAATGGTGTACAGaattatatgaaatat GCAGATGCtaaattaaaagaagaggaaaagcgAGCACTACGTTATTTAGAAACCAGACGGGAGTGTAACTCTGTTGAAGCA CTCATGGAATGCTGTGTAAATGCCCTGGTGACATCCTTTAAGGAGACTATCTTAGCAGAGTGCCAAGGCATGATCAAGCGAAATGAAACTGAAA AATTACATTTGATGTTTTCGCTGATGGACAAAGTTCCCAATGGGATAGAGCCAATGTTGAAGGACTTGGAGGAACATATTGTTAGTGCCGGCCTGGCAGATATGGTAGCAGCTGCTGAAACTATTACTACC gattctgAGAAATACGTTGAACAGTTACTTACATTATTTAATAGATTTAGTAAACTCGTCAAAGAAGCTTTTCAAGATGATCCGCGATTTCTTACTGCAAGAGATAAG GCATATAAAGCAGTTGTTAATGATGCTACCATATTTAAACTTGAATTACCTTTGAAGCAGAAagg ggtGGGATTAAAAACTCAGCCTGAATCAAAATGCCCCGAGTTGCTTGCCAATTACTGTGACATGTTGCTAAGAAAAACACCGTTAAGCAAAAAACTAACCTCCGAAGAGATTGAAGCAAAACTTAAAGAAGtg CTGCTGGTACTTAAATACGtacaaaataaagatgtttttatgAGATACCACAAAGCTCATTTGACACGACGTCTTATATTAGACATTTCTGCTGATAGTGAAATTGAAGAGAATATGGTAGAGTGGCTAAGA GAAGTTGGTATGCCAGCAGATTATGTAAACAAGCTTGCTAGAATGTTTCAGGACATAAAAGTATCTGAAGATTTGAACCAAGCTTTTAAGGAAATGCACAAAAACAATAAATTGGCTTTACcag CTGATTCAGTTAATATAAAAATCCTGAATGCTGGGGCCTGGTCAAGGAGCTCTGAGAAAGTCTTTGTCTCACTTCCTACTGAACTGGAGGATTTGATACCTGAAGTAGAAGAATTCTACAAAAAAAATCATAGTGGTCGGAAATTACATTGGCATCATCTCATGTCAAATGGAATT ATAACATTTAAGAACGAAGTAGGTCAATATGATTTGGAGGTCACAACGTTTCAACTGGCTGTGTTGTTTGCATGGAACCAAAGACCCAGAGAAAAAATCAGCTTTGAAAATCTAAAACTTGCAACTGAACTCCCTGATGCTGAGCTTAGAAGGACTTTATGG TCTTTAGTAGCTTTCCCAAAGCTCAAGCGGCAAGTTCTATTATATGAACCTCAAGTCAACTCACCCAAAGACTTCACGGAAGGCACCCTCTTCTCAGTGAACCAGGAGTTCAGTTTAAT AAAAAATGCTAAAGTTCAGAAAAGGGGTAAAATCAACTTGATTGGACGCTTGCAGCTCACTACAGAAAGGAtgagagaagaagagaatgaaGGAATAGTTCAACTAAGAATACTTAGAACCCAG